A single Gambusia affinis linkage group LG22, SWU_Gaff_1.0, whole genome shotgun sequence DNA region contains:
- the amd1 gene encoding S-adenosylmethionine decarboxylase proenzyme — MMEDNGAHFFEGTEKLLEVWFSRQDETKGTGDLRTIPRFEWDKLLENVHCLIISVTKTDKQEAYILSESSMFVSKRRFILKTCGTTLLLQALVPLLELAREYCGFDAIENFFYSRKNFMKPAHQEFPHRNFQEEVDFLSQIFPNGAAYCMGRLNSDCWYLFTLDLPEYWENKKADQTLEVLMSDLDPAIMDQFYMKDGVSASEVTRRSGIRDLIPGSVIDATMFNPCGYSMNGMKTDGTYWTIHITPEPEFSYVSFETNLSQTSYDDLIRKVVDVFKPGKFVTTLFVNQSSKCRSVFSSPQKLEGYKRLDRQLAQFNDYNFVFTSYAKNRQQNQQS, encoded by the exons ATGATGGAAGATAACGGTGCACATTTCTTCGAGGGGACCGAGAAGCTGCTGGAGGTGTGGTTCTCTCGCCAGGACGAGACCAAAGGGACCGGGGACCTCCGCACCATCCCGAG GTTTGAGTGGGACaaacttttggaaaatgtgCATTGTTTGATCATAAGTGTGACAAAGACTGACAAGCAGGAAGCTTATATACTCAG TGAGAGTAGCATGTTTGTCTCCAAGAGACGTTTCATTTTGAAGACATGTGGAACCACCCTCTTACTGCAAGCACTGGTGCCTCTGCTGGAGCTCGCCAGGGAGTACTGTGGCTTCGACGCCATCGAG aatTTCTTCTATTCCCGTAAGAACTTCATGAAGCCGGCCCACCAAGAGTTCCCTCATCGAAACTTTCAGGAGGAAGTGGATTTTCTCAGCCAAATTTTCCCAA ACGGAGCAGCCTACTGCATGGGACGTTTGAACTCTGACTGCTG GTACCTGTTCACCCTGGATCTGCCAGAGTACTGGGAGAACAAGAAGGCCGATCAGACGCTGGAAGTTTTGATGAGCGACCTCGACCCAGCCATTATGGACCAGTTCTACATGAAAGACGGTGTTTCTGCAAGTGAGGTCACTCGT AGGAGTGGAATTCGTGACCTGATACCAGGTTCTGTGATCGACGCCACAATGTTCAACCCTTGTGGATACTCAATGAACGGAATGAAGACTGAT GGAACTTACTGGACCATTCACATCACCCCGGAGCCAGAGTTCTCATACGTCAGCTTCGAGACCAACCTCTCCCAGACGTCCTACGACGATCTGATCAGGAAGGTCGTGGATGTGTTCAAGCCAGGAAAATTTGTGACTACACTTTTTGTCAACCAG AGCTCCAAGTGTCGCAGTGTCTTCTCTTCCCCCCAGAAACTCGAGGGCTACAAGCGCCTCGACCGCCAGTTGGCTCAGTTCAACGATTACAATTTCGTCTTTACAAGCTACGCCAAGAACCGCCAGCAAAACCAGCAGAGCTGA
- the rpf2 gene encoding ribosome production factor 2 homolog, protein MTQLDGIVKPKTKRSKRFLESRAPKLIEDVKNTMIMKGGNTSQTVTTALTDIYSLKKPNAVLYKKKNITRPFEDSTSLEFFSKKSDCSLFLFGSHNKKRPHNFIFGRMFDFHVLDMFELGIEKFISLSQIKTSKFPEGTKPMLIFAGEVFDTDNEYKRLKSLLIDFFRGPTVPAVRLAGLEHVLHFTALEGKIYMRSYRSLLKKSGCRTPRIELEEIGPSFDFVMRRTHLASDDLYKLAHRQPKALKPKKKKNISHDVFGTSFGRVHMQKQDLSKLKTRKMKGLRKRKGEVVNEDQEPKVAKVES, encoded by the exons ATGACGCAGTTAGATGGAATAGT AAAACCGAAAACAAAGCGGTCAAAGCGTTTCTTGGAGAGCAGAGCGCCCAAACTAATTGAGGATGTGAAGAACACCATGATCATGAAAGGAGGAAACACCAGTCAGACCGTCACTACGGCCCTCACAGACATA tattCCTTGAAGAAACCAAATGCTGTGCTGTATAAAAA AAAGAATATTACTCGGCCTTTTGAGGACTCCACATCCCTG GAGTTTTTCTCCAAGAAATCCGACTGCTCTCTGTTTCTGTTCGGCTCCCACAACAAGAAACGGCCCCACAACTTCATATTTG GTCGAATGTTTGATTTCCATGTCCTGGACATGTTTGAACTAGGAATTGAGAAGTTTATCTCTCTGAGTCAGATCAAG ACCAGCAAGTTTCCTGAAGGAACCAAACCCATGCTCATATTTGCCGGAGAAGTTTTTGATACCGACAACGAATACAAACGACTAAAGAGCCTCCTCATAG ACTTCTTCAGAGGCCCCACGGTGCCTGCAGTGCGTCTGGCAGGTCTGGAGCACGTTCTGCACTTCACTGCCCTGGAAGGAAAAATCTATATGCGTAGTTACAG GTCTCTGTTGAAGAAGTCTGGGTGTCGCACGCCCAGGATTGAGCTGGAAGAGATCGGCCCATCGTTTGACTTTGTCATGAGAAGGACACACCTGGCGTCAGATGACCTGTACAAGCTGGCTCACAGGCAGCCCAAAGCCCTGAAG ccaaagaagaagaagaacatttCCCATGATGTTTTTGGAACCTCGTTTGGCCGGGTGCACATGCAGAAACAGGATCTGTCCAAGCTGAAAACGAGGAAGATGAAGggcctgaggaagaggaagggggAGGTGGTTAATGAAGATCAGGAACCTAAAGTGGCCAAAGTGGAGAGCTGA